From a single Eretmochelys imbricata isolate rEreImb1 chromosome 13, rEreImb1.hap1, whole genome shotgun sequence genomic region:
- the LOC144273155 gene encoding ribonuclease-like gives MCLSWDGLNLLLFLVLAWCLAPPAHCQGPRYEKFLRQHHDHPRTNAGRDYCGAMMQRRGMTRPCKNINTFIHAPKAQIQAVCGSGGIEYWGMRRSRAQFPVTTCSLKGPPWGRCSYLGHANHRFLVITCDPAGWPMHFDESHIM, from the coding sequence ATGTGTCTCTCTTGGGATGGACTCAACCTGCTCTTATTCCTGGTGCTGGCCTGGTGCCTGGCCCCGCCTGCCCACTGCCAGGGACCGCGCTACGAGAAGTTCCTGCGGCAGCACCATGACCACCCGCGGACCAATGCCGGGCGGGATTACTGCGGAGCCATGATGCAGCGCCGGGGCATGACCCGGCCCTGCAAGAACATCAACACCTTCATCCATGCCCCCAAGGCCCAGATCCAGGCTGTCTGCGGCTCCGGGGGCATCGAGTACTGGGGCATGCGGCGCAGCCGGGCTCAGTTCCCCGTCACCACCTGCTCGCTGAAGGGTCCCCCGTGGGGCCGGTGCAGTTACCTGGGCCACGCCAACCACAGATTCCTCGTCATCACCTGCGACCCGGCAGGCTGGCCCATGCACTTCGACGAGAGCCACATCATGTGA
- the LOC144273174 gene encoding ribonuclease-like: MGSLKGTGPLFLALLVACLLLCASTQGPRYKKFLWQHHDNPRTDVGRDYCGAMMQRRGMAQPCKDINTFIHASRAQLRSVCRDGGTLYQGMRRSKRPLAVTTCELKRTQGARCIYRSHAASRYIVVGCNHGMWPVQYNEKA, encoded by the coding sequence ATGGGCTCTCTGAAGGGCACCGGCCCCCTCTTTCTGGCGTTGCTGGTGGCCTGCCTGCTCCTGTGCGCCTCAACCCAGGGCCCGCGCTACAAGAAGTTCCTGTGGCAGCACCATGACAACCCGCGGACTGATGTCGGGCGGGATTACTGCGGGGCCATGATGCAGCGCCGGGGCATGGCCCAGCCCTGCAAAGACATCAACACCTTCATCCACGCTTCCCGGGCCCAGCTCCGGAGCGTGTGCAGGGACGGGGGCACGCTCTACCAGGGCATGCGTCGCAGCAAGAGGCCGCTGGCCGTCACCACTTGCGAGCTGAAGCGGACGCAGGGTGCCCGGTGCATCTACCGCAGCCATGCAGCCTCCAGGTACATTGTCGTTGGCTGCAACCATGGCATGTGGCCAGTGCAATATAACGAGAAAGCGTGA